ATGGTGTCCTAGCAGATATTCAAAAATAATGAGAAAATGACCTAAAGGATGATCCCTTCACTAAAAAAGAGCTTGCCACCTCTTCACTTTTTCGAGGTAACAAGCTCTTTGCTTTTTATATTCTCTTGATGAACTTTTATCTTAACGAGCTACAGCCAAGGTAGAGCTCTCTTCATTTGAATGCTCTAAAATACCACTATCTTTCTTTGGTTTACCAGAAGCACTTCCAGTAGCCAACCCATAGGGAATGCACAGCGGCACACCACTACGAGGGTCTGGAATAATGTCAGCTTCAATGCCAAATACATCCCACAGCATTTGATGCGTCATGACCTCAGCGGGAGTTCCCTGAGCCATTACTTTTCCTTTTTTAATAGCAATAACATGATCGGCATAACGAGTAGCATGGTTCAGATCGTGAACAACCATAACAATCGTACGCTTCTCTTCTGTATTTAATTTAGCTAGTAGCTGTAATACTTCTAATTGGTGAGCCATATCAAGGAACGTGGTCGGTTCGTCCAAGAACAGGATATCCGTCTGTTGCGCTAACGCCATAGCAATCCATGCACGTTGACGTTGACCACCTGACAACTGATCGACTCCTCTTGTAGCAAATTCATCAATACCAGTAACTCCCAATGCCCATTGCACAATTTTTTTATCTTCAGGCGTCATACTTCCCATGCCCTTCTGATGAGGGAAGCGTCCATAAGAAACCAATTCTTCTACAGTAAGTCCATCAGGAGCTACTGGATTTTGCGGCAGAATAGCTAAATCCTTGGCTACTTTACGGGTATCCTGTTGGTGAATGGATTTACCATCCAAGAATACTCCGCCTTTTTTCGGTTTCAAAAGACGTGCCATCGTTTTTAGAATGGTAGACTTACCTGATCCATTTGCACCGACCAGAGCAATGATTTTTCCATCTGGTAACGATATGTTTAAGTCTTCTACAATTAGATTATCGTTATAACCTATGTTTAACTGCTGTGTATGTAAGCGAACCATGATCATCTTCCTTTCGATGTCACGCTATAATATCCTGAAATATAATACCTTCCCATAAAATGATATTGGTTCTCATTATCATTGTCAAACATTTTCTATAAAAAAACCAATTAACAGGGGCATTGTTATCTGACTAGCAGACTAACATTCACCTTATTAACTGGTTTTTTCTTTACGCTGCACTGTGCGCCAGCTTGGTTTGTTTTTCTTTTGTACCGTATTCGTAGGTCCATGTAACCACTTTACCAGCGATTGAGACTGCTAAAAGTGTATACAGGACTTGAGGTACTGGTAAGAAAAATAACGAAAGCAGCAACACAAGTACGTCAAATATTAATAAAACGGTACCTACTGACATACCCGTCCACTTACTTATGAATAGAGATAAAATATCATCTCCACCTGTTGCTCCCCCGAATCTAAGAACCAATCCCAGACCGAAGCCCGTGCTGATTCCAGACAATAAGACTGCGAGCAACATGGCATTGCTAAAGTCAAATACTAGCGGCGAGAAACGCTCACATAGCTCATAGAAAAAGGAAAAAGATGTCGCTGCTACAATGGTATTAATCAAAAACTTACGTCCTTTGATCATCATTGCAACTAAAATGATTGGAATGTCTAATGCTAGCATGGTAATAGACGGCGACCAATCAAAAGCGTATTTTCCAAGTAATGATAACCCCACAAATCCACCTTCACTTAAATTATTCTGAAAGTTGATGTGGTAATAGCTAAAGGCCAATAAAAAAGTTCCCAGTAAAATCATGAAGGTTTGTTGGTATGGTTTTGTCCTCATCGAGGCTTCCCCTTTTCGTAGTTAGTTAGTCACTTTCTCCACTAACTACGAAGCAGGTCCTGTCAGGATCGCTTGTTTGTATCATAAAGCATCTCTCTTTCGTAGTTAGTGTTCACAGGTCAAGAGTGGAACGCTCTAACTACTACGCTACGTGTCTGAGAGATCAAACCGTTTCCAGATTGTCCTTCGCGGTAACATCACTATCCGATCCTTTCATTGTAAAGTTACAATTCCATTATAACATAAAAATCACTTCATGAATCAAGCAGGTGGTAATTTAGGCTCTTTTTTTATATTTTTTATTCATGTGATTACGTACTTTAAAAAAGTTATACAGACAAGATAAATTGACCTAACATAACGACCAAAGGAATGGTAACCAAGCTGATAATCGTTGAACTAACCGTCGCCATCGCTCCTAAATCTTCATCAGCCGCATATTTGGCAAATAACATGGAGGCTAGCGTCATGGTAGGCATTGCTGCCATCACCAAAGTTACTTGGGTAATCTCTGTCGCTAAGTGAAAACTCCAAAGTAGGCCAGCAACAATGACTGGATACAAGAAAAGCTTAACAATCATAGATAGACTTAAAATCAGGAGTGCTCGCGTCGTTTGTTGCTTACGTACTACCAGATCTGGAATTAATAAACCAATGTACAGCATTGCTAAGGGTGCAGCTATAGAAGACAACATAGCGGTAAGTGATTTAACCATCTCTGGCGGTTGCCATTCCATCAATGCAAAAACCATCCCAACTACAATAGCCACCATTGGAATATTCACGATGCTACTCAGATCTTTCCATGTAAATCCATTTTTCCCCTTTAGAACCATAACTCCGACAGTCCAGAGTACCAGATCAAGACCAGCATCATAGATTGCCGCTAGCAGTCCCCCTGTCGGCCCAAACAACCCAACACACAAAGGAAGACCGATAAATCCGGTATTGCCAAGTCCAGCGATAAAGGAAAATTCTTTCCGCTTATTCATAGGCACACTACATAGGACTGCAAATAAAAAAGCAAGAAGCATTCCAAAACAGCTCAGACCAACAGCAATAAAAAAGATGAGGAAAATATGATTCAAGAGTTGCTGGTTCAACTGAGTGTGAAAAATTCCGTTGAGTATAATACATGGAACAGCTACGTTGATAATAATGGTAATCAATAATTGACGAGCATCAGCAGTGACTGGCTTCATCCGACCGATCATTGCCCCTATTCCAATAATGACAGCCATCATACCCACAGATGAGAATAACGGTGCAAGGGCCAATCGAATTTCCCTCCTGTTACACTACAATAGTATGGCGAAAATCAAAGATTATGCCTGATTCCCCCATCACATTTGCCCAGATTCTGTCTCAAGTAATAACCATTGCAAATCTGCGTTTTCTTTTTGTTCGCAGGTTTGCAATAAATCCCCAAGCAAAGGTATGGCTTGTTCAAGTGAAATAGCCCAATCAGCCGGTACTGGGAGCCCTTCTCCTTCTACTGTTATGATTCGGCCCGTTACTTCCACATCAACCTGCTTCGTCGTTAGTACATAATGTCTGATGTCACGTGCGTACTCTTTCCATTGAACTAAGACATATCCTTCATCACCGCCTGACACAACCAAATCAACATGGTCACCATAGGCAGCATGTACCAACGTTCTCATTTTTCCATCCAAACTCGCAATTTCTCTGAGTACCTCATGCCAAGACACATGTTTTCTTTCCTCTTTGCGTTCATCCGTGTACATGCGCCAATCGTTCAATCGCCTCGCCCCTTTATCAATTATGTTCAAGCTTATAAAAATAATATTGTTCAAAATAATCCAACATCAGTAAAAGATAATAACTCTACTTTGCCTATTTTTACATCTATTTAGCTGTCAAAAGATATCCTTCATTTTAGCATATCAGAACAAGCTCTCCTGTACAAAAATGTGAATGTGTCACTTGTTTGTAAATGTATTCGCTTTCATTTATAAACAAACCATTATAATTGTGAAAAAAGGAACTTTATCGGAAATCTGTCAAAATTATAAGCCTTCCTATCAACATTTTTGGTTTACCATGATGGTTGTAATGAACACCTAAAACAGCTTAGAAAAAACGAGGAGGTGAGTTCCATGGTGCAGCGCAGTATGAATTGGTGCGCTCGCTTTGGTCTCACGTTTCATGTGTGTAAAACCGTATTAGCATCCGGCTTGTCATTGTTGATCGCCTCATTATTGTTTGGCAATCATTTTGCCTACTTTGCTCCGCTTGCTGCGGTATTAACCATGCAACTTACCATTGCAGATACTCTGGAGAAGGGGATTTATCGCGTAATTGGCATCATTGGAGGAGTTATCTCTAGTATTATTATTCTTCCTCACTTTGAAAATGGGATACTAGGTCTCGTTCTTGTTCTATTAGTAGGTATGGGCACAGCTACCGCTCTAGGCTTGAATCCACAGATTATTTCACAAATCGGCGTTAGTTCTGTGATGGTAATGACCTTTCAGCAAATGCAAGGTTATTCAACTGGACGGATTTTAGAAACCATTATTGGAGCGCTCGTGGCCGTTTTTATTCAAATGGTTATTCGGCCGGAGAACTATGTTCCTACAGTTCAAAGGAAACACGCCGAGTCATGTAAGCAATTAGCTCATACATTAACAATAATGGCAACTGCATTAAATAGTCACTCTGGTAAAACAGATACTCCCATAGTAGAACCAGCCTCTCTTTTAAAATGGAATAATGAACTCGAAGCTTCATTAGTACATGCAAAAAAAAGCCTAAAATATAATGTATTTTGTCGGAAAGACCTTAACACACTCTATCATCTGGAACAACAAATTGATTCCGTTCAAAAGATGCTGATCTCTATATGTAGTATCTTGTATACTGCTCAGGAATTAAAATATCTCCCCACTCTCCGTCATACTCTTGACCAACCTTTGCTTGATGCTAGTGCCGCCATTTCGACATATGGTGCCTTTGTTGCAAATCCGTCCACAGAGGCTCATCAGGAGTTAATGAGTCTGTTATACAGGATAAAACAACAACAATCTCAACAGTTCGTCACATCGATAGAGACAGCTGGTATCTCCTCTTTACGAGAGGTTGGCTGTCTGTACGCAGAAATAAATCGTATGATCGTTGAGATGGAGTATTCTGCTCATGTATGGGAGTCATCCACCGCTTCCAAAGACTGCGATGACAAGCGCCGTCAACAAATGTACGCATACAAAGCATAGTAGAAAAAGAGCCTTACCCCAAAACGGGTAAGGCTTCATTATTTCTGCAAACTACGTGTGATTAATCGTCACAGAAGCACACCAATATTACAATAATAATGATAATCCATAAAAAGCTGCCACCAAAGCCAAATATACCACCTCTTCTACCGCATCCCATGATCCTTCCTCCTTCTCACGGTCTAGTAGCGGAGAATGCATGGACTCACAAAC
This is a stretch of genomic DNA from Brevibacillus laterosporus DSM 25. It encodes these proteins:
- a CDS encoding ABC transporter ATP-binding protein yields the protein MVRLHTQQLNIGYNDNLIVEDLNISLPDGKIIALVGANGSGKSTILKTMARLLKPKKGGVFLDGKSIHQQDTRKVAKDLAILPQNPVAPDGLTVEELVSYGRFPHQKGMGSMTPEDKKIVQWALGVTGIDEFATRGVDQLSGGQRQRAWIAMALAQQTDILFLDEPTTFLDMAHQLEVLQLLAKLNTEEKRTIVMVVHDLNHATRYADHVIAIKKGKVMAQGTPAEVMTHQMLWDVFGIEADIIPDPRSGVPLCIPYGLATGSASGKPKKDSGILEHSNEESSTLAVAR
- a CDS encoding YitT family protein, with the protein product MRTKPYQQTFMILLGTFLLAFSYYHINFQNNLSEGGFVGLSLLGKYAFDWSPSITMLALDIPIILVAMMIKGRKFLINTIVAATSFSFFYELCERFSPLVFDFSNAMLLAVLLSGISTGFGLGLVLRFGGATGGDDILSLFISKWTGMSVGTVLLIFDVLVLLLSLFFLPVPQVLYTLLAVSIAGKVVTWTYEYGTKEKQTKLAHSAA
- a CDS encoding AEC family transporter, translated to MALAPLFSSVGMMAVIIGIGAMIGRMKPVTADARQLLITIIINVAVPCIILNGIFHTQLNQQLLNHIFLIFFIAVGLSCFGMLLAFLFAVLCSVPMNKRKEFSFIAGLGNTGFIGLPLCVGLFGPTGGLLAAIYDAGLDLVLWTVGVMVLKGKNGFTWKDLSSIVNIPMVAIVVGMVFALMEWQPPEMVKSLTAMLSSIAAPLAMLYIGLLIPDLVVRKQQTTRALLILSLSMIVKLFLYPVIVAGLLWSFHLATEITQVTLVMAAMPTMTLASMLFAKYAADEDLGAMATVSSTIISLVTIPLVVMLGQFILSV
- a CDS encoding FUSC family protein produces the protein MVQRSMNWCARFGLTFHVCKTVLASGLSLLIASLLFGNHFAYFAPLAAVLTMQLTIADTLEKGIYRVIGIIGGVISSIIILPHFENGILGLVLVLLVGMGTATALGLNPQIISQIGVSSVMVMTFQQMQGYSTGRILETIIGALVAVFIQMVIRPENYVPTVQRKHAESCKQLAHTLTIMATALNSHSGKTDTPIVEPASLLKWNNELEASLVHAKKSLKYNVFCRKDLNTLYHLEQQIDSVQKMLISICSILYTAQELKYLPTLRHTLDQPLLDASAAISTYGAFVANPSTEAHQELMSLLYRIKQQQSQQFVTSIETAGISSLREVGCLYAEINRMIVEMEYSAHVWESSTASKDCDDKRRQQMYAYKA